The following proteins are encoded in a genomic region of Catellatospora sp. TT07R-123:
- a CDS encoding FAD-dependent monooxygenase, protein MATLSTDVCVVGAGPAGLAMALLLARSGVDVVLAEKSVSFDRSFRGELLQPGGQAVLDQLGVLEPASARGCHAHDRLRLHRHGAPVLDVDYRALPGPYARLLGIPQPHLLRELLAACRRQPLFRYLDGHRVTDLLRTPQGVRGAVFTGPGGLVTVNSRCVVGADGRYSKTRQLAGIRYDRREAADFDLLWFRLPAPGGAPTALTVRGGGGRMLLSHGAHPDAVQLGWALPHGGYPAFAERPFERFREELYRAAPEYADGVRTHIRGLADLSLLDVFTGTARRWARDGLLLLGDAAHTHGPLAAQGINLALQDAALAHPVLVEQLREPGTDVVRAEALRSYTEPRLADARRVIRLQQQHARGVLGRGVAPSARLAATALIGRTPLRHRLARLVCFGNPRAQVRTDLFTTT, encoded by the coding sequence ATGGCGACCCTGTCGACCGACGTCTGCGTGGTCGGGGCCGGACCGGCCGGGCTGGCCATGGCGCTGCTGCTCGCCCGTTCCGGGGTCGACGTGGTGCTGGCCGAGAAATCGGTCTCGTTCGACCGGTCGTTTCGCGGCGAGCTGCTGCAACCGGGCGGCCAGGCGGTGCTCGACCAGCTCGGGGTGCTGGAGCCGGCCAGCGCCCGGGGCTGCCACGCCCACGACCGGCTGCGGCTGCACCGGCACGGCGCACCGGTGCTGGACGTCGACTACCGGGCGCTGCCGGGCCCGTACGCCCGGCTGCTCGGCATCCCGCAGCCGCACCTGCTGCGGGAGCTGCTGGCCGCCTGCCGGCGGCAGCCGCTGTTCCGCTACCTCGACGGGCACCGGGTCACCGACCTGCTGCGGACCCCGCAGGGGGTGCGCGGCGCGGTGTTCACTGGGCCCGGCGGCCTGGTCACGGTCAACTCCCGCTGCGTGGTCGGCGCCGACGGGCGCTACTCCAAGACCCGGCAGCTCGCGGGCATCCGCTACGACCGCCGCGAGGCGGCCGACTTCGACCTGCTGTGGTTCCGGCTGCCCGCGCCCGGCGGCGCCCCGACGGCGCTGACCGTACGCGGCGGGGGCGGGCGGATGCTGCTCAGCCATGGCGCCCACCCGGACGCGGTGCAGCTGGGCTGGGCGCTGCCGCACGGCGGCTACCCCGCGTTCGCGGAGCGGCCGTTCGAGCGGTTCCGCGAGGAGCTGTACCGGGCGGCACCGGAGTACGCCGACGGGGTCCGTACCCACATCCGGGGCCTGGCCGACCTCAGCCTGCTCGACGTCTTCACCGGCACCGCGCGGCGCTGGGCCCGCGACGGCCTGCTGCTGCTCGGCGACGCCGCGCACACGCACGGCCCGCTGGCGGCGCAGGGCATCAACCTGGCGCTGCAGGACGCGGCGCTGGCCCACCCGGTGCTGGTCGAGCAGTTGCGCGAGCCCGGCACCGACGTGGTCCGCGCCGAGGCGCTGCGGTCCTACACCGAGCCGCGGCTGGCCGACGCCCGCCGGGTGATCCGGCTCCAGCAGCAGCACGCGCGCGGCGTGCTGGGCCGGGGCGTCGCCCCGTCGGCCCGGCTGGCCGCGACCGCCCTGATCGGGCGCACACCGCTGCGCCACCGCCTGGCGCGCCTGGTCTGCTTCGGCAACCCGCGCGCCCAGGTACGCACCGACCTGTTCACCACCACCTGA
- a CDS encoding antibiotic biosynthesis monooxygenase, with protein sequence MVTFINRLTVRGDVAQFEHVMRNLNNYMSAQPGFLGRQCYRSRREPNVFVETVQWADAADHAKAVATDGFRGHVRELAAVAVPEHDLYDAVVEPVNA encoded by the coding sequence ATGGTCACCTTCATCAACCGGCTCACCGTCCGCGGCGACGTCGCACAGTTCGAGCACGTCATGCGCAACCTGAACAACTACATGTCGGCGCAGCCGGGGTTCCTGGGCCGCCAGTGCTACCGCTCGCGGCGCGAACCCAACGTGTTCGTCGAGACGGTCCAGTGGGCCGACGCCGCCGACCACGCCAAAGCCGTGGCCACCGACGGGTTCCGGGGGCACGTGCGCGAGCTGGCCGCCGTGGCCGTCCCGGAACACGACCTGTACGACGCCGTCGTGGAGCCCGTCAACGCCTGA
- a CDS encoding acetyl/propionyl/methylcrotonyl-CoA carboxylase subunit alpha — translation MFTTVLIANRGEIALRIARTCRELGLRVVAVYSTEDRDSAVVQAADDAVCIGPGPARSSYLDIAAILEAARRTGADAVHPGYGFLSEVGDFAEACEAYGITFVGPPGPVIDRLGDKAVARSTMAAAGLPVLPGSSGPVTCPDGAARLAAEIGYPVMVKAVAGGGGRGMVAITDPEKFIAQLREARCTAQSLFGDDRLYLERFLPAARHVEVQVLCDQYGNAVHLGQRDCSAQRRRQKIIEETPAPLLPEATRQAMGEAALRGALAAGYVGAGTFEFLVDPDGGYHFMEINCRIQVEHPVTELTHGVDIVRQQLLVAAGERLELTQDTLVPRGAAIECRINAEDPARGFVPAPGRIEKLRLPGGPFVRVDTDAYAGGRISPAYDPLLAKLCVWAPDRPQALARMRRALAEFQAEGPGLATNRDFLLTVLDHPRFIAGTHDTSLVGELTAEPVAV, via the coding sequence GTGTTCACCACCGTGCTCATCGCCAACCGGGGCGAGATCGCCCTGCGGATCGCGCGCACCTGCCGGGAGCTGGGGCTGCGGGTCGTGGCCGTCTACTCCACCGAGGACCGGGACTCGGCCGTGGTGCAGGCCGCCGACGACGCGGTCTGCATCGGGCCGGGACCGGCCCGCAGCAGCTATCTCGACATCGCCGCGATCCTGGAGGCGGCCCGGCGCACCGGCGCCGACGCGGTGCACCCGGGCTACGGCTTCCTGTCCGAGGTCGGCGACTTCGCCGAGGCGTGCGAGGCGTACGGCATCACCTTCGTGGGGCCGCCCGGACCTGTCATCGACCGCCTGGGCGACAAGGCCGTCGCCCGCTCGACCATGGCCGCGGCCGGGCTGCCGGTGCTGCCCGGCAGCAGCGGGCCGGTGACCTGCCCGGACGGTGCGGCCCGGCTGGCCGCCGAGATCGGCTACCCGGTGATGGTCAAGGCCGTCGCCGGGGGCGGCGGGCGCGGCATGGTCGCGATCACCGATCCGGAGAAGTTCATCGCGCAGTTGCGCGAGGCCCGGTGCACGGCGCAGAGCCTGTTCGGCGACGACCGGCTCTACCTGGAGCGGTTCCTGCCCGCGGCCCGCCACGTCGAGGTCCAGGTGCTGTGCGACCAGTACGGCAACGCCGTGCACCTGGGGCAGCGCGACTGCTCGGCCCAGCGGCGCCGCCAGAAGATCATCGAGGAGACCCCGGCGCCGCTGCTGCCGGAGGCGACCAGGCAGGCCATGGGCGAGGCGGCGCTGCGCGGCGCACTGGCCGCGGGCTACGTCGGGGCGGGCACGTTCGAGTTCCTGGTCGACCCCGACGGCGGCTACCACTTCATGGAGATCAACTGCCGGATCCAGGTGGAGCACCCGGTCACCGAGCTCACCCACGGTGTGGACATCGTCCGCCAGCAGCTGCTGGTCGCCGCGGGCGAGCGGCTGGAGCTCACCCAGGACACGCTGGTCCCGCGCGGGGCGGCGATCGAGTGCCGGATCAACGCCGAGGACCCGGCCCGGGGCTTCGTGCCCGCGCCGGGGCGCATCGAGAAGCTGCGGCTGCCCGGCGGCCCGTTCGTCCGCGTCGACACCGACGCGTACGCCGGGGGCCGGATCTCGCCCGCCTACGACCCGCTGCTGGCCAAGCTGTGCGTCTGGGCACCCGACCGGCCGCAGGCCCTGGCCCGGATGCGCCGGGCCCTGGCCGAGTTCCAGGCCGAGGGGCCGGGGCTGGCGACCAACCGCGACTTCCTGCTGACCGTGCTGGACCATCCGCGGTTCATCGCGGGCACGCACGACACGTCGCTGGTCGGCGAGCTCACCGCCGAGCCCGTCGCGGTCTGA
- a CDS encoding cyclase family protein yields MHMIDLSSPVDAAAWEPEPVIHEIITPAQGAVHMAEEMKLHFGVDFDPSALPGGELLSIDTLRLTTHTGTHIDAPSHYGSTAAYGPPRHIDQMPLDWFHRPGVRLDLTAADGDTVDADYLDKELARIGYRPEPLDIVLLHTGASAWAGTPRYFTDFKGLDASATNFLLDLGIRVIGTDAFSLDAPFGKMLAKFKETGDRGVLWPAHFTGRDREYCQIERLANLDALPEPYGFTVSCFPIKIKGAGAGWARAVALL; encoded by the coding sequence ATGCACATGATCGACCTGTCCTCACCCGTGGACGCCGCGGCCTGGGAACCCGAGCCGGTGATCCACGAGATCATCACCCCGGCCCAGGGCGCGGTGCACATGGCCGAGGAGATGAAGCTGCACTTCGGCGTCGACTTCGACCCGTCGGCGCTGCCCGGCGGCGAGCTGCTGTCCATCGACACGCTGCGGCTGACCACGCACACCGGCACCCACATCGACGCCCCGTCGCACTACGGCAGCACGGCGGCCTACGGCCCGCCGCGCCACATCGACCAGATGCCGCTGGACTGGTTCCACCGCCCGGGGGTACGCCTGGACCTGACCGCCGCCGACGGCGACACCGTCGACGCCGACTACCTGGACAAGGAGCTGGCGCGCATCGGCTACCGCCCCGAGCCGCTGGACATCGTGCTGCTGCACACCGGAGCGTCGGCCTGGGCCGGGACCCCGCGCTACTTCACCGACTTCAAGGGCCTGGACGCCTCGGCCACCAACTTCCTGCTCGACCTGGGCATCCGGGTCATCGGGACGGACGCGTTCAGCCTGGACGCGCCGTTCGGCAAGATGCTCGCCAAGTTCAAGGAGACCGGCGACCGGGGCGTGCTGTGGCCGGCCCACTTCACCGGCCGCGACCGCGAGTACTGCCAGATCGAGCGGCTGGCCAACCTGGACGCCCTGCCCGAGCCGTACGGCTTCACGGTCTCCTGCTTCCCCATCAAGATCAAAGGCGCCGGGGCCGGCTGGGCCCGCGCCGTCGCCCTGCTCTGA
- a CDS encoding acyl carrier protein, with the protein MSTMSEFTIEDVRRVLRDVAGASSVDLDGDISQTSFADLGYDSLALLETTARLQRDLSIKLPDDAVLAIRTPAQLIDLVGTARSVRS; encoded by the coding sequence ATGTCCACCATGTCCGAGTTCACCATCGAGGACGTCCGGCGCGTCCTGCGCGACGTCGCCGGGGCGTCCAGCGTCGACCTCGACGGCGACATCAGCCAGACCAGCTTCGCCGACCTGGGCTACGACTCGCTGGCCCTGCTGGAGACCACCGCCCGGCTACAGCGCGACCTGAGTATCAAGCTGCCCGACGACGCGGTGCTCGCCATCCGTACGCCCGCGCAGCTGATCGATCTGGTCGGCACGGCCCGGTCGGTCCGGTCGTGA
- a CDS encoding ATP-binding protein — MAEAFVGRTAELGYLGKRLDRIRSNGAGVAVALRGRRQVGKSRLVQEFCDRAGVPYLFHTAVKGSSQIEALAAFSAELRESGLPRDRELIPAAGAANWPDAFRLLAGALPGTPSVVVLDEVPWLAEQDDQFDGALQAAWDRLLRDRPVLLLLLGSDLHMMERLTAYDRPFYGRADNMVLGPLNPGDVAGALGLSGGDAIDAHLVCGGLPGILRAWPHGTPPQAFVEAECEDPASPLFSIPESALMAEFPAPDQAKRVLEAVGSGDRTQANIAASAGGRQGPLPSGVVSPLLRRLAEEKRVLAVDEPLSTQPGKPNLYRIADSNLRLYLAALRAAQEQARRGRPQAAYTVVKRRWASWRGRAVEPLVRQALELAALGGELPWPGAEAVGGWWNRQFDPEVDLVGADRAPVAQRIWFAGSVKWLNTPFDGHDLAELVRGAARIPGFEPGVSGLAAVSLSGVAPDAASRLGLVWGPEQVLAAWR, encoded by the coding sequence ATGGCGGAGGCGTTCGTCGGGCGTACGGCGGAGCTCGGCTACCTGGGCAAGCGGCTCGACCGGATCCGGTCGAACGGGGCCGGGGTGGCGGTGGCGCTGCGCGGGCGGCGGCAGGTGGGCAAGTCCCGGCTGGTCCAGGAGTTCTGCGACCGGGCCGGGGTGCCGTACCTGTTCCACACCGCGGTGAAGGGGTCGTCCCAGATCGAGGCGCTGGCGGCGTTCAGCGCCGAGCTGCGCGAATCGGGGCTGCCCCGCGACCGCGAGCTGATCCCTGCCGCCGGGGCCGCCAACTGGCCCGACGCGTTCCGCCTGCTGGCGGGCGCGCTGCCCGGCACGCCCTCGGTCGTGGTCCTCGACGAGGTGCCGTGGCTGGCCGAGCAGGACGACCAGTTCGACGGCGCGCTCCAGGCCGCGTGGGACCGGCTGCTGCGCGACCGGCCGGTGCTGCTCCTGCTGCTCGGCAGCGACCTGCACATGATGGAGCGGCTCACCGCGTACGACCGGCCGTTCTACGGGCGGGCCGACAACATGGTGCTCGGGCCGCTGAACCCGGGCGACGTCGCGGGCGCGCTCGGCCTGAGCGGCGGCGACGCCATCGACGCCCACCTCGTCTGCGGCGGCCTGCCCGGCATCCTGCGGGCCTGGCCGCACGGCACCCCGCCGCAGGCCTTCGTGGAGGCCGAGTGCGAGGACCCGGCCTCGCCGCTGTTCAGCATCCCGGAGTCGGCGCTGATGGCCGAGTTCCCCGCCCCCGACCAGGCCAAGCGGGTGCTGGAGGCGGTCGGCAGCGGCGACCGCACCCAGGCGAACATCGCGGCCAGCGCGGGCGGCCGCCAGGGCCCGCTGCCCTCAGGCGTGGTGTCGCCGCTGCTGCGCCGGCTCGCGGAGGAGAAGCGGGTGCTGGCGGTCGACGAGCCGCTGTCCACCCAGCCCGGCAAGCCGAACCTGTACCGGATCGCCGACAGCAACCTGCGCCTCTACCTGGCCGCGCTGCGGGCGGCGCAGGAGCAGGCCCGGCGCGGGCGGCCCCAGGCCGCGTACACGGTGGTCAAGCGCCGGTGGGCGTCGTGGCGCGGCCGGGCCGTGGAACCGCTGGTCCGCCAGGCGCTGGAGCTGGCGGCGCTCGGCGGCGAGCTGCCCTGGCCGGGTGCCGAGGCGGTGGGCGGCTGGTGGAACCGGCAGTTCGATCCCGAGGTGGACCTCGTCGGCGCCGACCGGGCGCCGGTCGCCCAGCGGATCTGGTTCGCGGGCTCGGTCAAGTGGCTGAACACGCCGTTCGACGGCCACGACCTGGCGGAACTGGTGCGCGGCGCGGCGCGGATCCCCGGGTTCGAACCCGGCGTGTCCGGGCTGGCGGCGGTGTCGCTGTCGGGGGTCGCGCCCGACGCCGCGAGCCGGCTCGGGCTGGTGTGGGGCCCGGAGCAGGTGCTGGCGGCGTGGCGCTGA
- the eis gene encoding enhanced intracellular survival protein Eis, with protein sequence MTFEVRALTAQDQKQAWDLGSLAFGYHDQPMREGWVSDSPGRFTLAAFDESGRMVAKAVDRTQEQWFAGRLVPTCGVAGVVTAPELRGRGLGRLVLTRLLEHARQRGAVISTLFDTTPLPYRALGWEEVGSLDYHAFPTRVLAAVRPDPAITLRPAVEADVPAIHEVYRRVARTGTGMLERSGPLFAGTPADFLGDYNGVTVAVGASGAVEGYASWDRGAGYDAGGKITVDDLIGLTPGATATLVAMLGGWASVAPTTVIRLGAADPVRSLLARVDGKVESSQPWMLRVVDAPGAVAARGWSRHVGGQVDLDLADAECPWHAGAHRLVLDGGQARLEPGGAGTVRLTPRGLAAWYAGAATPDQLRRSGHLTGGTPDTDAFLQSATAGPTPTLHDYF encoded by the coding sequence GTGACGTTTGAGGTACGGGCGCTGACGGCGCAGGACCAGAAGCAGGCGTGGGACCTGGGCAGTCTCGCCTTCGGATACCACGATCAGCCGATGCGGGAGGGCTGGGTCTCCGACAGCCCGGGGCGGTTCACGCTCGCCGCGTTCGACGAGTCCGGGCGGATGGTCGCCAAGGCCGTCGACCGGACCCAGGAGCAGTGGTTCGCCGGGCGGCTGGTGCCGACCTGCGGTGTCGCCGGGGTGGTGACCGCGCCGGAGCTGCGCGGGCGCGGCCTCGGGCGGCTGGTGCTGACCCGGCTGCTGGAGCACGCCCGGCAGCGCGGCGCCGTGATCAGCACCCTGTTCGACACCACGCCGCTGCCGTACCGGGCGCTGGGCTGGGAGGAGGTCGGCTCGCTGGACTACCACGCGTTCCCGACCCGGGTCCTGGCCGCGGTCCGCCCCGATCCGGCGATCACGCTGCGCCCGGCCGTCGAAGCCGACGTGCCCGCGATCCACGAGGTCTACCGGCGGGTCGCCCGGACCGGCACCGGCATGCTGGAGCGCTCCGGGCCGCTGTTCGCGGGCACCCCGGCCGACTTCCTGGGCGACTACAACGGCGTGACCGTCGCGGTGGGCGCCTCCGGCGCCGTCGAGGGGTACGCCAGCTGGGACCGCGGCGCCGGGTACGACGCGGGCGGCAAGATCACCGTCGACGACCTGATCGGACTGACCCCGGGCGCGACCGCCACGCTGGTGGCGATGCTCGGCGGCTGGGCCAGCGTCGCCCCGACCACGGTCATCCGGCTCGGCGCCGCCGACCCCGTCCGCAGCCTGCTGGCCAGGGTGGACGGCAAGGTGGAGTCGTCGCAGCCGTGGATGCTGCGCGTCGTCGACGCGCCCGGGGCGGTCGCGGCCCGGGGCTGGTCCCGCCACGTCGGCGGGCAGGTCGACCTGGACCTCGCCGACGCCGAGTGCCCGTGGCACGCGGGCGCGCACCGGCTGGTGCTGGACGGCGGGCAGGCCCGGCTGGAACCGGGCGGCGCGGGCACGGTCCGGCTGACCCCGCGCGGCCTGGCCGCCTGGTACGCCGGCGCCGCCACCCCCGACCAGCTACGCCGCAGCGGCCACCTCACCGGCGGCACCCCCGACACCGACGCCTTCCTCCAGTCGGCCACCGCCGGCCCCACCCCCACCCTCCACGACTACTTCTGA
- a CDS encoding nuclear transport factor 2 family protein, producing MALTAFNQTLDTAPLYVAVQQFYARHMQLLDEGDPDQWAATFTEDGSFHAPGLPEPVRGRAVLAQAVRDTRAKLAEQGELRRHWHGMVKVAPAADGSLDVRCYAIVIQVAADGTPRLHRHCVCQDNLVPSVDSPDGWQVRSRQVTLDPLATA from the coding sequence ATGGCACTGACCGCCTTCAACCAGACCCTCGACACCGCCCCGCTGTACGTCGCCGTCCAGCAGTTCTACGCCCGCCACATGCAGCTGCTCGACGAGGGCGACCCGGACCAGTGGGCCGCCACGTTCACCGAGGACGGCAGCTTCCACGCACCCGGCCTGCCCGAACCCGTACGCGGCCGGGCCGTGCTGGCCCAGGCGGTGCGCGACACCCGGGCCAAGCTCGCCGAGCAGGGCGAACTCCGGCGCCACTGGCACGGCATGGTCAAGGTCGCGCCCGCCGCCGACGGCTCCCTGGACGTACGCTGCTACGCCATCGTGATCCAGGTCGCCGCCGACGGCACCCCGCGCCTGCACCGCCACTGCGTCTGCCAGGACAACCTGGTCCCGTCGGTCGACAGCCCCGACGGCTGGCAGGTCCGCTCCCGCCAGGTCACCCTCGACCCCCTCGCCACCGCCTGA
- a CDS encoding acetyl-CoA carboxylase carboxyltransferase subunit alpha yields the protein MTGAQPADPPVPWVSCGRCQGVSYAKRLSRSHGVCPRCGHCQPLSAPDRLAMLADPGSVDPLDPVTVAEDPLGFVDHKPYPQRIADARHATGLPEAVVCCRMRITGVPVVAAVMDFRFLGGSLSAAVGEHITLAAETALAERLPLLLVTASGGVRMQEGVIGLMQMAKTAQALHQLDEAGLPTLCLVTDPTYGGVAASYAMLGDVLVAEPGARLGFAGPRVIAQTIGQQLPPGFQTAEKLLEHGFLDLICPRPALRHRLGRLLSIAARRPADSPPDPVAPVVVREPELLPERRAWEVVRRARDIRRPTTSDYLSLMLDDFEELHGDRVGGDCPAIIGGVGRLNGSPVLVIGHEKGHTTRDLAARNYGMAHPAGYRKAARLLRLAAKWGLPVVTLVDTPGAYPGVDAEERGQATAIAENLRLMGSLPVPVVTVITGEGCSGGALGIAVADRVLMLENAVYTVISPEGCAAILWRDPAAAPAAAQALRIDARSLLELGIVEGVILEPPGGAEADHAAAALLLRDAVHAELSELAGCHGTALVAARRARFRRFGRRHQHAEELLVSTEGGVR from the coding sequence GTGACCGGGGCGCAGCCCGCGGACCCGCCGGTCCCGTGGGTGTCGTGCGGCCGGTGCCAGGGCGTGAGTTACGCCAAGCGCCTGTCGCGCAGCCACGGCGTGTGCCCGCGGTGCGGGCACTGCCAGCCGCTGAGCGCCCCGGACCGGCTGGCCATGCTGGCCGATCCCGGCTCGGTGGACCCGCTGGACCCCGTCACCGTCGCCGAGGATCCGCTGGGTTTCGTCGACCACAAGCCGTATCCGCAGCGTATCGCCGACGCCCGGCACGCCACCGGGCTGCCCGAGGCGGTCGTCTGCTGCCGGATGCGGATCACCGGGGTGCCGGTGGTGGCCGCGGTGATGGACTTCCGGTTCCTCGGCGGCAGCCTGTCCGCCGCGGTCGGCGAGCACATCACCCTGGCCGCCGAGACGGCGCTGGCCGAGCGCCTGCCGCTGCTGCTGGTCACCGCCTCCGGCGGGGTACGCATGCAGGAGGGCGTCATCGGCCTGATGCAGATGGCCAAGACGGCGCAGGCGCTGCACCAGCTCGACGAGGCGGGACTGCCGACGCTGTGCCTGGTCACGGACCCGACCTACGGGGGCGTCGCGGCGTCGTACGCGATGCTCGGCGACGTCCTGGTCGCCGAGCCCGGCGCCCGGCTCGGCTTCGCCGGGCCGCGGGTCATCGCGCAGACCATCGGCCAGCAACTGCCGCCGGGCTTCCAGACTGCCGAGAAGCTGCTCGAACACGGCTTCCTGGATCTGATCTGCCCGCGGCCGGCGCTGCGGCACCGGCTCGGGCGGCTGCTCTCCATCGCCGCCCGGCGCCCGGCCGACTCCCCGCCCGACCCGGTCGCGCCCGTCGTCGTGCGCGAACCGGAACTGCTGCCCGAGCGCCGGGCGTGGGAGGTGGTGCGCCGGGCGCGCGACATCCGGCGGCCGACCACGTCGGACTACCTGTCGCTGATGCTCGACGACTTCGAGGAGCTGCACGGCGACCGGGTCGGCGGCGACTGCCCCGCCATCATCGGCGGCGTCGGGCGGCTCAACGGCAGCCCGGTGCTGGTCATCGGGCACGAGAAGGGGCACACCACCCGGGACCTGGCCGCCCGCAACTACGGCATGGCCCACCCGGCGGGCTACCGCAAGGCCGCCCGGCTGCTGCGGCTGGCCGCCAAGTGGGGGCTGCCGGTGGTGACGCTGGTGGACACGCCCGGGGCGTACCCGGGGGTCGACGCCGAGGAGCGCGGGCAGGCCACCGCGATCGCGGAGAACCTGCGCCTGATGGGTTCGCTGCCGGTGCCGGTGGTCACCGTGATCACCGGCGAGGGGTGCAGCGGCGGTGCGCTGGGCATCGCGGTGGCCGACCGGGTCCTGATGCTCGAAAACGCCGTCTACACCGTGATCAGTCCCGAGGGGTGCGCCGCGATCCTGTGGCGCGACCCGGCCGCCGCGCCCGCGGCCGCCCAGGCGCTGCGCATCGACGCGCGGTCGCTGCTGGAGCTCGGGATCGTCGAGGGCGTCATCTTGGAGCCGCCCGGCGGCGCCGAGGCCGACCACGCCGCCGCGGCGCTCCTGCTGCGCGACGCGGTCCATGCCGAACTGAGCGAGCTGGCCGGATGCCACGGGACCGCACTGGTCGCCGCGCGCCGCGCCCGGTTCCGCCGGTTCGGCCGCCGGCACCAGCACGCCGAAGAGCTGCTGGTCAGCACCGAAGGAGGGGTACGGTGA
- a CDS encoding biotin/lipoyl-containing protein, with protein sequence MTGLLDPSMPAMTCPGDQIAGLPEVTRTVADDLDDVRRSAQQLLAQVDVQPSALRIRAGEVVVEMEWATAAPAAAPAPFVVPAPAVHPAALSAAPPAPAQAAPYEAVEAPAAPPAGQRDLCATTVGTFYRSPEPGTAPFVMEGDVVLRGQQVAIIEVMKLMIPVEAESDGRIVAIHAADGTSVEYGDRLFSLAAGHQR encoded by the coding sequence GTGACCGGTCTTCTCGATCCGTCCATGCCCGCGATGACCTGCCCCGGCGACCAGATCGCCGGACTGCCCGAGGTGACCCGTACGGTCGCCGACGACCTCGACGACGTCCGCCGCAGCGCCCAGCAGCTGCTGGCGCAGGTGGACGTGCAGCCCAGCGCGCTGCGCATCCGGGCGGGGGAGGTGGTGGTCGAGATGGAGTGGGCCACCGCCGCACCCGCGGCGGCGCCCGCACCGTTCGTGGTGCCCGCGCCCGCCGTGCATCCCGCGGCGCTGTCCGCGGCGCCGCCCGCCCCGGCGCAGGCCGCACCGTACGAAGCGGTGGAGGCGCCGGCAGCGCCGCCGGCCGGCCAGCGCGACCTGTGCGCCACCACGGTCGGCACGTTCTACCGGTCACCGGAGCCCGGGACGGCGCCGTTCGTGATGGAGGGCGACGTGGTCCTGCGGGGCCAGCAGGTCGCGATCATCGAGGTGATGAAGCTGATGATCCCGGTCGAGGCGGAGTCCGACGGCCGGATCGTGGCGATCCACGCCGCCGACGGCACCTCCGTCGAGTACGGCGACCGGCTGTTCAGCCTCGCCGCCGGACACCAGCGGTAG